A portion of the Bradysia coprophila strain Holo2 unplaced genomic scaffold, BU_Bcop_v1 contig_297, whole genome shotgun sequence genome contains these proteins:
- the LOC119079087 gene encoding zinc finger protein 300-like, producing MASILDILDSSVSPVYLLNHDVGQNISDALYANWNSDLSEEIARLELPSLVVPNLSALKCNNYNSVTKTKYLSDEFGGVAELNCPEHEAFPNIAFNNGEENMGSDLYYILDSSVSPVTLFNHDAGQNISDALYANWNSDISEEIARLELPSLVVPNVSALKYSNYNSVSSSSNINRMPPVKPSHCRLDRNAKNSVNESNASRSIAHTPKVQHFESYIVVALENIQREGVFLHRSTMTPVDSTEQSEDASHLDKCQGQLIGKNIKVPLESFAIGRPKQKKTHICTECNKHFDRADHLTRHLRIHFGEKRFECAECGVDFSKQSLLTLHERIHFDSRSFTCDICKKSFRRAECLRDHRNIHTGAKPYNCKLCNKTFARRSTLSVHRKSHKMC from the exons ATGGCGTCAATTCTGGATATACTGGACTCGTCAGTCTCGCCAGTTTATCTGTTAAACCACGATGTTGGTCAAAACATCAGCGATGCGTTATACGCCAACTGGAACTCAGACTTATCAGAGGAAATAGCACGGCTCGAATTACCTTCACTAGTTGTCCCAAACTTGAGTGCCCTAAAATGCAACAACTATAACTCAGTCACCAAAACAAAGT ATTTGTCGGACGAATTTGGTGGGGTAGCAGAGCTGAACTGTCCTGAACACGAAGCTTTCCCAAATATTGCATTTAATAATGGAGAGGAGAATATGGGTAGCGACCTGTACTATATACTGGACTCGTCAGTCTCGCCAGTTACTCTGTTTAACCACGATGCTGGTCAAAACATCAGCGATGCGTTATACGCCAACTGGAATTCAGACATATCAGAGGAAATAGCACGGCTCGAATTACCTTCACTAGTTGTCCCAAACGTGAGTGCCCTAAAATACAGCAACTACAACTCAGTCTCGTCCAGCagcaatatcaatcgaatgccTCCCGTTAAGCCTTCACATTGTCGCCTAGATCGGAACGCAAAGAATAGCGTTAATGAATCGAATGCTTCCAG ATCCATTGCGCACACTCCCAAAGTGCAGCATTTTGAATCATATATCGTTGTTGCTCTCGAGAATATTCAGAGGGAAGGAGTATTCCTACATAGAAGTACTATGACGCCTGTGGACAGCACTGAGCAATCAGAAGATGCATCGCATTTGGATAAATGTCAG GGTCAATTAATTGGGAAAAACATCAAAGTCCCCCTTGAAAGTTTCGCAATTGGTCGTCCTAAAC aaaagaaaacccaCATCTGTACAGAGTGCAACAAGCATTTTGATAGGGCGGATCATCTGACCAGACATTTAAGGATCCACTTTG GCGAAAAACGATTTGAATGTGCAGAATGCGGTGTTGATTTCTCGAAGCAAAGCTTATTGACCCTTCATGAAAGAATTCATTTTG ATTCTAGGTCGTTCACGTGTGACATCtgcaagaaatcatttcggcGTGCGGAATGTTTGAGGGATCACAGGAATATTCACACTG GCGCAAAGCCGTACAACTGCAAGCTGTGCAATAAAACGTTTGCCCGACGTTCTACGTTATCCGTTCATCGTAAATCTCACAAAATGTgctaa
- the LOC119079111 gene encoding uncharacterized protein LOC119079111, with product MNVICIVTLVIFLAGVELSYGQLLDCLNPLDTHEMTNCAEPNGANGKPIRAWMGPCFDTPTCKIPKCCGIITGRDSLFRIEYIADIDLNNGTFDGNLGAIGIGKAVRGCDKELLAIELPLFQITVPPSLAGYSRTLCEQTQCPQKCGRRYVMDIPFRFVTTVLTTLGLKATFVAQVYNERGEQALCWGLWAELVNADLVESLTKTVTKITSNPLGALLNPFDTLQAPLVGLIGQNEKPFQYPKPCPRQPICRG from the exons Gagttgag CTCAGTTATGGTCAACTGCTAGATTGCCTGAATCCCTTAGACACTCATGAAATGACTAATTGTGCGGAACCCAATGGAG CAAACGGCAAACCTATCAGAGCCTGGATGGGACCGTGTTTCGATACACCGACTTGCAAAATTCCCAAATGCTGCGGAATAATTACTGGCCGAGATAGTCTTTTCAGAATCGAATATATAGCGGATATTGATCTTAATAACGGCACCTTTGACGGTAATTTAGGTGCTATAGGAATCGGTAAGGCGGTTAGAGGTTGCGACAAAGAACTGTTGGCCATTGAACTTCcattgttccaaataactgtaccACCCTCACTTGCGGGTTATTCGAGAACACTTTGTGAGCAAACTCAGTGTCCTCAAAAGTGCGGTCGTCGTTATGTCATGGACATTCCATTCCGATTTGTAACAACAGTATTGACAACATTA ggtTTGAAAGCAACTTTTGTAGCTCAAGTCTACAATGAAAGGGGAGAACAGGCTCTTTGCTGGGGTCTATGGGCGGAACTTGTCAATGCGGATTTAGTGGAGAGCTTAACGAAAACTGTGACCAAAATCACGTCAAATCCACTCGGTGCACTACTGAACCCATTCGATACCCTTCAAGCTCCTTTGGTTGGACTCATTGGTCAGAATGAAAAGCCATTCCAATATCCTAAGCCATGTCCTCGTCAACCAATATGCAGAGGGTAA